A region from the Geobacter benzoatilyticus genome encodes:
- a CDS encoding AAA family ATPase, whose protein sequence is MNLAKRDEMLHVIDTLAANYLKGKVRAVRLSIIALLSGGHILLEDIPGLGKTTLALALAKALGLSFGRVQCTSDLLPTDITGLSIFSREEGRFTFVPGPIFNNVVLVDEINRAMPKTQSALLEAMEERKVTVEGTTHQLPGPFLVIATQNPVEQVGTYPLPESQLDRFMVRSGIGYPPELIEKAIIRGGSIRDGIQTLAPLVTADDIAEAQKAVKENIYLSESVVDYLYAIVAATRNHPAISSGISTRGGIGMAETAKANAYLEGRDYVIPEDVKAIAAPVGAHRIILTMDNENLDKGELLNAILNTIPVPLA, encoded by the coding sequence ATGAACCTCGCGAAACGTGACGAGATGCTCCATGTAATTGATACCCTGGCGGCAAATTACCTGAAGGGAAAAGTGCGGGCGGTGCGTTTGTCGATCATAGCGCTCCTTTCCGGCGGACATATCCTGCTGGAGGATATTCCCGGCCTTGGCAAAACAACGCTTGCCCTGGCCCTGGCCAAGGCCTTGGGGCTCTCCTTCGGCCGGGTGCAATGCACGAGCGATCTTCTGCCGACAGATATCACGGGGCTTTCCATTTTCAGCAGGGAGGAGGGCCGTTTCACTTTTGTGCCGGGGCCCATTTTCAACAATGTTGTTCTCGTGGACGAAATCAACCGGGCGATGCCCAAGACCCAGAGTGCGCTCCTGGAAGCAATGGAGGAGCGGAAGGTGACTGTGGAGGGGACTACCCATCAGCTGCCGGGGCCCTTCCTCGTCATTGCCACCCAGAACCCTGTGGAGCAGGTGGGCACCTATCCGCTGCCCGAGTCCCAGTTGGACCGGTTCATGGTGAGAAGCGGAATCGGATATCCCCCGGAGCTTATTGAAAAGGCAATTATCAGGGGGGGGAGCATACGGGACGGCATTCAGACACTTGCTCCGCTGGTTACGGCGGACGATATTGCCGAAGCTCAGAAGGCTGTTAAGGAAAACATCTATCTCTCTGAATCGGTGGTCGATTATCTCTACGCCATCGTTGCCGCTACGCGAAACCATCCCGCGATTTCCTCCGGCATTTCAACCCGTGGCGGGATCGGTATGGCCGAGACCGCCAAGGCGAATGCGTATCTGGAGGGACGGGATTACGTGATTCCCGAGGATGTGAAAGCCATCGCCGCACCGGTGGGTGCCCATCGCATCATCCTTACGATGGATAACGAGAACCTCGACAAGGGGGAGTTATTAAACGCCATTCTGAACACCATTCCCGTTCCGCTGGCCTGA
- a CDS encoding DUF58 domain-containing protein, giving the protein MSALLGFMTVSGVLGWLNIRYLGVAIRLPEEIYDGQETYVTLQMENRKRWLPSFLLRGEVGGGRFDFHSIERRGAETGTVAMTFAGRGRKELGSVMVSSPFPINFFIRNITLPLDAHCVVFPRPNPCGMPGAPADARSRGAARSSGRGYEGEMETIAEYTGVEPLKLVHWRLSARHENLKVKQLTSLADVPVMLDIAQIPGRNIDERLSCAAWIVNRSIKANRPVGLIAGTKVIGPDTSRSHRLKLLTELALHGSH; this is encoded by the coding sequence GTGTCGGCCCTGCTCGGGTTCATGACCGTCTCGGGGGTTCTCGGCTGGCTCAATATCAGGTACCTTGGCGTCGCAATCCGCCTGCCAGAGGAAATCTATGACGGTCAGGAAACATATGTGACGCTGCAGATGGAGAATCGCAAGCGGTGGCTCCCGTCTTTTTTGCTGCGCGGCGAAGTGGGAGGGGGGCGTTTCGATTTTCACTCCATTGAACGCAGGGGCGCTGAGACCGGCACAGTGGCGATGACATTCGCGGGAAGGGGGCGCAAGGAGCTTGGCTCGGTCATGGTCAGCTCGCCATTCCCAATCAATTTTTTCATAAGAAACATAACGCTCCCGCTGGATGCACACTGTGTCGTTTTTCCCCGTCCTAACCCCTGCGGCATGCCTGGTGCCCCGGCGGACGCAAGAAGTCGCGGAGCGGCCAGAAGCAGCGGTAGGGGTTATGAAGGTGAGATGGAGACAATTGCCGAGTACACCGGCGTTGAACCGCTGAAGCTTGTTCATTGGCGTCTTTCGGCCCGTCACGAAAACCTGAAGGTGAAGCAGCTCACTTCGCTGGCCGATGTTCCCGTCATGCTCGATATCGCCCAAATTCCAGGACGGAACATTGATGAAAGGCTTTCGTGTGCCGCCTGGATAGTGAATCGTTCAATCAAGGCAAATCGTCCGGTTGGGCTCATCGCCGGCACGAAAGTCATAGGTCCGGACACTTCACGCTCCCATCGCCTGAAGCTTCTCACGGAACTCGCTCTCCATGGTAGCCATTAG
- a CDS encoding transglutaminaseTgpA domain-containing protein — MVAISSLIRFLAYVVSVLGFLPVAPHVDIPVLIVFPVALACGIFFDRQGKYPLTGVPVTILTVISFIFYFMQLSMANPAAPAVNFLVVLLSVRLLNEKSPRNVLQIFALALFALASSSLFSLSAIFLVYLFLQLGLIAVSLVLLTFHSVDDHLRLTRKSLWRVVGVSLAMPAASVPLVLFFFAILPRTQYPLLNFLNAPGERSAGFSDRVEPGRASSVGEVKTVAFRAECEQLAPNDLYWRGIVFDTMSGATWTKNGQRSDEVPGVPRGVTVRQTVYPEPSLGNHLIALDVPIRLDGTGISQGGDFTFTKRGRSRGRIRYDATSVLTGAIPTPRGIDRAHYLRIPGRVSDRVYALAKEFSAGEPSDGERLKRVESWFVRQGFRYATSGLAVSVDPVDAFLLEKRVGHCEFFASSFATLLRLAGVPARLVGGYYGGEYNEVGGYYVVTEDRAHVWVEAFVGGRGWVRIDPSSFAANFDRTQSGKRAFTTKIIALIDSFTWYWNQAVITYDLQKQVELIRRANRQFSGITLHGGTRKLFPALLAVAALAIVVRLLMIRGKRTREEQILQCFLARVEKVYGIPHPRPTQGLKEIADMIEDPAATEFVSIFGGAIYRDRQLSRDEYQRLVQIINSIGNNRRP; from the coding sequence ATGGTAGCCATTAGTTCCCTTATACGATTCCTTGCTTATGTTGTTTCCGTCTTGGGGTTTCTGCCGGTGGCGCCCCATGTGGATATCCCTGTGCTGATTGTTTTCCCAGTGGCTTTAGCATGTGGGATATTCTTTGATCGTCAGGGTAAGTATCCGCTTACCGGTGTACCTGTCACGATCCTTACGGTTATTTCTTTCATTTTCTATTTTATGCAGCTCAGCATGGCCAATCCGGCTGCGCCGGCCGTTAATTTTCTTGTGGTGCTTCTCTCCGTGAGGCTTTTGAATGAAAAGAGCCCACGCAATGTTCTTCAGATTTTTGCCCTTGCTCTTTTCGCCCTTGCCAGTTCGTCTCTCTTCAGCCTGAGCGCCATATTCCTTGTCTATCTCTTTCTGCAGTTGGGGCTCATTGCCGTATCGCTCGTTTTGCTTACTTTCCATTCCGTGGATGACCACTTGCGTCTCACGCGAAAAAGCCTGTGGAGAGTTGTCGGTGTATCGCTTGCCATGCCTGCGGCATCGGTGCCGCTGGTATTGTTCTTTTTCGCTATTCTCCCCCGTACCCAGTATCCGCTCCTGAATTTCCTCAATGCGCCCGGAGAAAGATCGGCAGGTTTCAGTGACCGGGTCGAACCGGGCAGGGCGTCTAGCGTGGGCGAAGTGAAAACCGTTGCCTTCAGGGCTGAATGCGAACAGTTGGCCCCCAATGATCTTTATTGGCGTGGAATCGTCTTCGATACCATGTCCGGCGCCACCTGGACGAAGAATGGGCAACGTTCCGATGAAGTGCCGGGCGTTCCCCGTGGGGTAACGGTCCGTCAGACGGTTTATCCCGAACCCTCCCTTGGCAATCACCTCATAGCTCTGGACGTTCCGATACGTCTTGACGGCACGGGGATCAGCCAGGGAGGGGATTTCACCTTTACCAAGCGGGGGAGGTCGCGAGGCCGGATACGCTATGATGCTACGTCGGTTCTTACGGGTGCCATTCCTACGCCCCGAGGAATTGATCGTGCCCACTACCTGCGCATCCCTGGCCGTGTTTCGGATCGCGTTTATGCTCTGGCAAAAGAGTTCTCGGCAGGTGAACCGTCCGATGGGGAGCGGCTCAAGCGTGTCGAGTCATGGTTTGTGCGTCAAGGATTTCGTTACGCCACCAGCGGTCTTGCGGTTTCTGTCGATCCGGTCGATGCCTTTTTGTTGGAGAAAAGGGTTGGGCACTGCGAGTTCTTTGCTTCGTCCTTTGCAACCCTGTTGCGTTTGGCCGGCGTCCCGGCGAGGCTCGTGGGTGGATACTATGGTGGCGAATACAACGAGGTTGGCGGGTACTACGTGGTAACCGAGGACCGGGCTCACGTGTGGGTTGAAGCATTTGTGGGAGGGAGGGGGTGGGTCAGGATAGATCCCAGTTCATTTGCCGCCAATTTTGACCGGACACAGTCAGGAAAACGTGCTTTCACCACCAAAATCATCGCTCTCATCGATTCTTTCACGTGGTATTGGAATCAGGCGGTCATTACCTATGATCTCCAGAAACAGGTTGAGTTAATCCGTCGCGCAAACCGGCAGTTCAGCGGGATTACCCTCCATGGCGGCACCAGAAAACTTTTTCCGGCGTTGCTTGCTGTCGCAGCATTGGCCATTGTTGTCCGGTTGCTGATGATTCGAGGTAAAAGGACCCGGGAAGAGCAGATTTTGCAGTGTTTTCTTGCGCGGGTCGAGAAGGTCTACGGTATTCCCCATCCCCGGCCTACGCAAGGATTGAAAGAGATTGCGGACATGATTGAAGACCCGGCGGCAACCGAATTCGTTTCCATTTTCGGCGGGGCAATTTATCGTGATCGACAACTCTCCAGGGATGAATATCAACGTCTGGTACAGATAATCAACTCCATAGGCAATAACAGGAGGCCATAG
- a CDS encoding tetratricopeptide repeat protein has protein sequence MSSKKDKFLDSAQKFLAKGQIDRALREYEQAVAIDPKDVRVRQKFAELLVRANRKDDALREFEVIGKYYSDNGFYLKAIAVYKQIQKITPSNLDISLTLGSLNEKQGLIGNALAEYKLVFDHYERSNRLIDAVSVLVKMHAVDPENLNIRLKLAETRHRAGLVDDSYHDYIELSRDLRTKGDEATYARVCERIANLFPDRKEFLLSVAENHIRDGKALAAIPILKQIAGDDRWNPKALYLLADAGRAAADHAMTKSAYGQIIKRFPGEIQAIKGFLFSLKAEGNIDEAVRVLRHVEPILLKEEPETLEQFYLTFKDIAPDHAGIADGLRRIRGAADSVEASEAMAEQLPETVATAETSPVVQPEFESVQQPEVSADEAPWEDEIAISFDDEAAAETAGGKSFESLPLTNDDAMPTVDSGADEVRFDDAAPEETHEVEVELADFPPMTDDWLDTAAQDSFAGEVSAGPAAEDLSLDFSDGEIEDIIPPLSLGSPSAKSDKYGLDGLFSAFKKGVGEQLAQDDTESHYSLGIAYKEMGLFDDAIAEFQSAARDQHRLADCITLQGICSREKGDPEKAEEYFRSGLALAELNREERLCLTYELSLLYEMIGDTERALAGYREVVALNPGFRDSLQKVSGLKADGGGEDAADVELVDLDEIEEGAG, from the coding sequence TTGAGTTCAAAGAAAGATAAATTTCTTGATAGCGCACAAAAATTCCTGGCGAAGGGGCAGATTGACCGCGCTCTGAGGGAATACGAGCAGGCGGTGGCCATTGACCCGAAAGACGTGCGGGTACGACAGAAATTCGCTGAACTGCTGGTGCGGGCAAACCGTAAAGACGATGCACTCCGTGAATTCGAGGTAATTGGCAAGTACTATTCAGATAACGGCTTTTATCTCAAGGCAATAGCCGTTTATAAGCAGATCCAGAAAATAACCCCTTCCAACCTGGATATTTCCCTTACCCTTGGCTCCCTCAACGAAAAGCAGGGCCTCATCGGCAACGCGCTGGCAGAATACAAGTTGGTTTTTGACCACTACGAGCGGAGCAATCGGCTTATTGATGCTGTTTCCGTTCTTGTCAAAATGCATGCCGTTGACCCGGAAAATCTGAATATCCGCCTGAAGCTTGCCGAAACGCGCCACCGTGCCGGCCTTGTTGACGACTCCTACCACGACTATATCGAATTATCCCGCGATCTGCGAACAAAGGGGGACGAGGCTACTTACGCACGCGTTTGCGAGCGTATCGCCAACCTTTTCCCCGATCGTAAGGAATTCCTTTTATCGGTAGCTGAAAATCATATCAGGGATGGCAAAGCACTCGCGGCAATCCCCATCCTGAAGCAGATAGCCGGTGATGACCGGTGGAATCCCAAGGCACTCTATCTGCTGGCAGATGCAGGCCGCGCTGCTGCTGACCATGCCATGACGAAGAGTGCCTACGGCCAGATAATCAAGCGCTTTCCGGGTGAAATACAAGCCATAAAGGGATTTCTTTTCAGTCTGAAGGCCGAGGGTAATATTGATGAAGCGGTCAGGGTTCTTCGCCACGTCGAGCCGATACTGCTGAAAGAAGAACCGGAAACGCTCGAGCAGTTTTATCTCACGTTCAAGGACATTGCTCCCGACCATGCCGGAATAGCGGACGGGCTGCGGAGGATTCGCGGGGCCGCAGATTCCGTGGAGGCCTCCGAGGCTATGGCCGAACAGTTGCCGGAAACTGTGGCGACCGCAGAGACCTCTCCGGTTGTGCAACCTGAATTCGAGAGTGTTCAGCAGCCGGAAGTCTCCGCCGATGAAGCTCCATGGGAAGATGAAATTGCCATCTCCTTTGACGATGAAGCTGCCGCTGAAACAGCCGGTGGCAAATCTTTTGAATCATTGCCGCTCACGAACGATGATGCCATGCCCACCGTTGACTCCGGTGCTGACGAAGTCAGGTTTGATGATGCTGCTCCGGAAGAGACCCATGAGGTGGAAGTGGAGTTGGCCGATTTCCCGCCAATGACGGACGACTGGCTCGACACGGCTGCACAGGACAGTTTTGCAGGAGAAGTTTCCGCTGGGCCTGCTGCCGAAGATTTGTCCCTCGACTTTTCCGATGGGGAAATCGAAGATATCATTCCCCCGTTGTCCCTCGGCTCTCCATCTGCCAAGTCCGATAAGTACGGCCTTGACGGCCTTTTCTCGGCGTTCAAGAAAGGGGTTGGCGAACAGCTCGCCCAGGACGATACCGAATCCCATTACAGCCTAGGGATTGCCTACAAAGAGATGGGGCTTTTCGACGATGCCATCGCCGAATTCCAGTCGGCCGCTCGCGACCAACACCGTCTTGCCGACTGTATTACCCTTCAGGGAATTTGTTCCCGGGAAAAAGGTGATCCGGAGAAGGCCGAGGAATATTTCCGCTCAGGACTCGCCCTTGCGGAACTGAACCGCGAGGAACGCCTCTGTCTTACCTATGAACTGTCGCTGCTCTATGAAATGATAGGCGATACCGAACGTGCCCTGGCTGGTTACCGCGAGGTTGTTGCACTTAACCCCGGCTTCAGGGATTCGTTACAGAAGGTGTCCGGCTTGAAAGCCGACGGTGGGGGAGAGGATGCAGCCGACGTCGAATTGGTGGATCTTGACGAGATAGAGGAAGGGGCGGGGTAA
- a CDS encoding energy transducer TonB, translated as MEHHPPLYRTKQNLFAGTLVLSLALHIAFALTTFLLPGRLTRLAPEQIVMVDLNDANLPLPQESSKAIVQPPASTIRQQMELPSPDSEILPAPTETPVEETVPQPPPQPEATSLSLGLTRGFFRSISDGETLNGDVREYYFKLVERVNEQWWAAAGGTNVEPGEQEALVTIIVRKNGEIFSARLVRSSGSNEYDRMIMNTLQNASNLPPLPAGYKGEFFQAPLRLLAPRGLLFS; from the coding sequence ATGGAGCATCACCCGCCCCTGTACCGGACGAAACAAAATCTGTTTGCCGGCACACTGGTTCTCTCGCTGGCGCTGCATATTGCCTTTGCCTTGACCACGTTTCTTCTTCCGGGCCGCCTGACACGCCTTGCCCCGGAGCAGATTGTGATGGTTGACCTGAATGATGCAAATCTCCCGCTGCCTCAGGAAAGCAGCAAGGCAATTGTACAACCTCCTGCTTCAACAATCCGTCAACAGATGGAACTCCCCTCCCCTGACTCTGAAATCCTGCCCGCACCGACCGAGACTCCTGTGGAGGAAACAGTTCCTCAACCGCCGCCGCAACCGGAAGCCACATCCCTTTCGCTAGGTCTGACGCGTGGGTTTTTCAGAAGCATTTCCGATGGAGAGACCCTGAATGGCGATGTGCGTGAATACTATTTCAAGCTTGTGGAACGGGTAAATGAACAATGGTGGGCAGCGGCAGGCGGCACAAATGTGGAACCGGGAGAACAGGAGGCGCTTGTAACTATCATCGTGAGGAAAAACGGTGAGATATTTTCGGCGAGATTGGTGAGAAGTTCCGGCAGCAACGAGTACGACCGCATGATAATGAATACCTTGCAGAACGCGTCTAATCTCCCGCCACTGCCAGCAGGATACAAGGGGGAATTTTTTCAGGCGCCCCTGCGCCTCCTGGCGCCACGCGGGCTCCTCTTTTCGTGA
- a CDS encoding NADP-dependent malic enzyme, which translates to MSKKQDALEYHSSGRKGKIEVVASKPCLTQRDLSLAYSPGVAEPCLEIEKNPEDAYKYTAKGNLVAVLSNGTAVLGLGNIGALAGKPVMEGKGVLFKRFADIDVFDIELNTENPDEVIKACQLLEPTFGGINLEDIKAPECFYIEEELKKTMNIPVFHDDQHGTAIISAAALINALEIIGKKIEDIRIVVNGAGASAIACANLAISLGVKKEHLVMCDTKGVIYQGRTEGMNKYKERFAVDTTLRTLEEAADGADVLYGLSSKGAFTPEMVRKLAKNPIIFAMANPDPEITPEEANAVRGDVLIATGRSDYPNQVNNVLGFPFIFRGALDVRATTINEDMKKAAVFALAELAREECPDAVCRAYGNVKFSFGRDYIIPKPFDPRALLRVAPAVAKAAMESRVARQPIEDMGKYVEHLESLQGKAKETLRMLINKAKCDPKRIVFPEGDNEKILKAAQILVEEGIATPVLVGNQDKIRASMEELGLELNGSISIIDPANYERSEEYAQELFRLRQRKGLTLTEARRIMTRKSRTHFGCMMVHMGDADTLLSGIDTHYPETIRPALEVIGRQPGLSSVHGLYMMVFKKGIFLMADTTVCIEPTAEELAETAILAAEKARMLDLEPTVAMLSFSNFGSVNHPQAQKVKRAVDIVKEKEPGLVIDGEMQSDTAVVTEFLQKSFSFASLKEAANVLIFPDLNAGNICYKLLHRLGGAEAIGPILMGMKKPVHVLQRGDDVTDIVNMAAIAVVDAQNS; encoded by the coding sequence ATGAGTAAAAAACAGGATGCCTTGGAATACCATTCGAGCGGACGTAAAGGGAAAATTGAAGTCGTTGCCTCGAAGCCATGCCTAACCCAACGGGATCTCTCACTCGCTTACTCGCCAGGAGTTGCCGAGCCGTGCCTCGAAATCGAAAAAAATCCGGAGGATGCCTATAAATACACCGCAAAGGGAAACCTTGTCGCGGTTCTCTCCAACGGTACCGCTGTGCTGGGCCTGGGGAACATCGGAGCGCTGGCCGGCAAACCGGTCATGGAAGGAAAAGGTGTCCTTTTCAAGCGTTTTGCCGATATTGACGTCTTCGATATCGAGCTGAACACCGAAAACCCCGACGAAGTCATTAAAGCCTGCCAACTTCTTGAACCCACCTTTGGAGGCATCAACCTGGAGGATATCAAGGCACCGGAGTGCTTCTACATCGAGGAAGAGCTCAAGAAGACCATGAACATTCCGGTCTTTCACGATGATCAGCACGGCACCGCCATCATCTCCGCCGCCGCCCTCATCAATGCCCTTGAGATCATCGGCAAGAAAATCGAGGATATCCGTATCGTCGTGAACGGCGCCGGGGCCTCTGCCATTGCCTGCGCCAATCTTGCCATCTCGTTGGGGGTGAAGAAGGAACACCTCGTCATGTGCGACACCAAGGGGGTCATCTACCAGGGGCGAACCGAGGGGATGAACAAGTATAAAGAACGCTTCGCCGTGGACACTACCCTGCGCACCTTGGAAGAAGCTGCGGACGGGGCCGATGTTCTCTACGGATTATCCTCCAAAGGGGCATTTACCCCGGAGATGGTGCGCAAGCTGGCAAAGAATCCCATTATCTTCGCCATGGCCAACCCCGATCCGGAAATTACGCCTGAAGAGGCCAATGCGGTGCGGGGCGATGTCCTCATCGCCACCGGTCGCTCCGACTATCCGAACCAGGTGAACAACGTGCTCGGTTTCCCCTTTATCTTCAGGGGAGCTCTCGATGTCAGGGCAACAACCATCAATGAAGATATGAAAAAGGCCGCAGTGTTCGCCCTCGCGGAACTTGCCCGCGAAGAATGCCCCGATGCGGTTTGCCGCGCCTACGGCAATGTAAAGTTTTCCTTCGGCCGCGACTATATTATCCCGAAGCCCTTTGATCCCAGGGCGCTTCTCCGGGTAGCGCCGGCGGTAGCCAAAGCTGCTATGGAATCAAGGGTAGCCCGTCAGCCCATCGAGGATATGGGAAAATACGTCGAGCATCTGGAATCGTTGCAGGGAAAAGCGAAGGAAACCCTGCGGATGCTCATAAACAAGGCAAAATGCGACCCCAAGCGAATTGTGTTCCCCGAAGGGGACAACGAAAAGATTCTCAAGGCCGCCCAGATACTTGTTGAAGAAGGGATTGCAACTCCGGTCCTCGTCGGCAACCAAGACAAAATCCGCGCGTCCATGGAAGAGCTGGGACTTGAACTCAACGGAAGCATCTCCATTATCGACCCTGCAAATTACGAACGCTCGGAAGAATACGCACAGGAGCTCTTCCGGTTGCGGCAACGCAAGGGGTTGACACTTACCGAAGCCAGGAGAATCATGACCCGCAAGTCCCGCACCCATTTCGGCTGCATGATGGTACACATGGGTGATGCCGACACACTGCTTTCGGGTATCGACACCCACTACCCGGAAACCATCCGCCCCGCCCTGGAGGTTATCGGCAGGCAGCCCGGTCTCTCCAGCGTTCATGGCCTTTACATGATGGTATTCAAAAAAGGTATCTTCCTCATGGCAGACACCACGGTCTGCATCGAACCAACGGCCGAAGAGCTTGCCGAAACCGCCATCCTTGCCGCCGAGAAGGCCAGGATGCTCGATCTCGAACCTACCGTCGCAATGCTTTCCTTCTCCAACTTCGGATCGGTCAACCACCCGCAAGCCCAGAAGGTGAAGCGCGCCGTTGACATTGTCAAAGAGAAGGAGCCGGGACTTGTTATTGACGGTGAGATGCAGTCCGACACGGCAGTCGTTACTGAATTCCTCCAGAAGAGCTTTTCCTTTGCATCCCTGAAAGAGGCGGCCAACGTTCTGATATTCCCGGACCTGAATGCCGGCAACATCTGCTACAAGCTCCTTCACCGCCTTGGCGGCGCCGAAGCCATCGGCCCAATCCTCATGGGGATGAAAAAGCCTGTTCACGTCCTCCAGCGTGGCGATGACGTGACCGACATCGTCAACATGGCAGCAATCGCCGTGGTGGATGCTCAAAACTCGTAG
- a CDS encoding HIT family protein, whose product MERIWAPWRMDYILDEKPCGCIFCSGGQSDQGRDKLVLYKSTLSLVMLNRYPYTNGHLMAAPLRHTSDLDSLTDEEMLDLFRSVRLCRRVLEVEASPQGFNIGINLGRAAGAGIEDHLHVHIVPRWNGDTNFMTTVADVRVVPEGLLTAYDRLYPHFVSCAE is encoded by the coding sequence ATGGAGAGAATCTGGGCGCCTTGGCGTATGGATTATATTCTCGATGAAAAACCATGCGGTTGCATTTTCTGCTCGGGAGGGCAGAGCGATCAGGGTAGAGATAAGCTTGTCCTTTACAAATCAACGTTATCCCTTGTCATGCTCAATCGTTATCCCTATACAAACGGCCACCTCATGGCGGCACCGCTACGCCACACCTCAGACCTGGACTCGCTGACAGACGAAGAGATGCTCGACCTGTTCCGCAGCGTGCGGTTATGCCGCAGGGTTCTGGAGGTTGAGGCTTCGCCTCAGGGGTTCAACATCGGCATCAATCTCGGCCGTGCTGCCGGTGCCGGTATTGAAGATCACCTTCACGTCCATATTGTACCACGCTGGAACGGAGATACGAATTTCATGACAACCGTTGCCGATGTGCGGGTAGTGCCGGAGGGACTGCTGACTGCTTACGACCGGCTTTATCCCCACTTTGTCTCTTGCGCGGAATAA